A window of Spiroplasma syrphidicola EA-1 contains these coding sequences:
- a CDS encoding Abi family protein, which produces MSKKHLINNHAINGEEFIDINQQITFLEQRGFTIENKNELAHIITNYGYFRLFHTFIPQFLDAHNHLIAPLTEKDILAIYYFDRNLATLYYQFFGYFEHKLRSNIIIQGNIECPNILKQFDYFYPNPNAQDNIIRIIEKHIYLGATYLKPYHQVKLYPLFIIINFIDLNEAIKMMHTFKDNTAILKNFYFDNEKDFLFICNNIMRLFRNATAHYDRMYRFFINLDDEDAQQLNNILLGIIKDPNHYQTVMNHVVDNNYNTFILTIFLVYLLSRSQAKHFINQLNQLLTKGVEKKIPNFNFVTDMLTSEDAMNWPANWLEILKYITTHKKYVS; this is translated from the coding sequence ATGAGCAAGAAGCATTTAATTAATAACCATGCCATTAATGGTGAAGAATTTATCGATATTAATCAACAAATTACTTTTTTAGAACAACGAGGATTTACAATTGAAAATAAAAATGAATTAGCCCATATTATTACTAATTATGGTTACTTCCGATTATTCCATACTTTTATTCCGCAATTTTTAGATGCCCATAACCACTTAATTGCCCCCTTAACCGAAAAAGATATTTTAGCAATTTATTATTTTGATCGTAATTTAGCAACTTTATACTACCAATTTTTTGGTTATTTTGAACACAAACTACGTTCAAATATTATTATTCAAGGGAACATTGAATGTCCAAATATTTTAAAACAATTTGATTATTTTTACCCTAATCCAAATGCCCAAGATAATATTATTAGAATTATTGAAAAACATATTTATTTAGGGGCAACCTACTTAAAACCTTACCATCAAGTAAAACTATACCCACTTTTTATTATTATTAATTTTATTGATTTGAATGAAGCAATAAAAATGATGCATACCTTTAAGGATAACACGGCAATTTTAAAAAACTTTTACTTTGATAATGAAAAAGATTTTTTATTTATTTGCAACAATATTATGCGCTTATTCCGTAATGCAACAGCCCACTATGATCGAATGTATCGCTTCTTTATCAACCTTGATGATGAGGATGCTCAACAATTAAATAACATTTTATTGGGGATTATTAAAGACCCAAACCACTATCAAACGGTTATGAACCATGTTGTTGATAACAACTATAATACTTTTATTTTAACAATCTTTCTTGTTTATTTATTAAGTCGTAGTCAAGCCAAACATTTTATCAACCAGTTAAATCAGTTATTAACAAAAGGCGTTGAAAAAAAGATTCCCAATTTCAATTTTGTCACTGATATGTTAACTAGCGAAGATGCAATGAATTGACCAGCCAATTGATTAGAAATTCTAAAATACATTACTACTCATAAAAAATATGTTTCATAA
- the lon gene encoding endopeptidase La yields the protein MESKTTQLKDVPVLITRGSYIFPGFEQVLEVGRDKSVLAVNKANKEFDNHIVLVSQKKPLEDDPKLSEIYRIGVLAELKIRKVWEDGSLTVNFKAVDRVKILELREDEYYAADIDILKSFVKSDDKIAEKITANIKELMELQDILPEDLLDQIGDSVDGNEVVDTIAQFLPFIPVAKKQEILEQLDVEKRLQIIFDHLVNKQQVNDIDNKITKKIKERVDEQQREYYLREKLKAIKDELGEFDDAADDMKIYKERLEKEPFPKNIKERIEQEIARYESLPQASSESNIIRTYIDWMMQVPWWEKTDEKNDLKFAKEVLDKYHFGLEKVKERIVEYLAVKSMTNSLKGQIICLVGPPGVGKTSLAKSIAEATGRNFVKVALGGVKDESEIRGHRKTYIGAMPGRIIQSMKRAKSTNPLFLLDEIDKMSSDYRGDPASAMLEVLDPEQNAAFSDHYLEESYDLSNVMFIATANYYDNIPEALIDRMEIIQLSSYTELEKSHIAKDYLVPKVLSNNGLADGQLTITDEAINEVIKHYTREAGVRQLERDLNAIARKFIVKFLNKEMTNLTVTAQTVNELLGKRRFEHTEKEQESQVGVVTGLAYTQFGGDILPIEVNSFNGKGNFVLTGKLGDVMKESASIALDYVKANADKFGLDTKFFENHDIHIHVPEGAVPKDGPSAGITLTTAIISALSNRPVSQDIGMTGEITLRGQVLPIGGLREKSISANRSGLKTILIPSKNVKDIDDIPKEVQESLKIIPVSTYDEVFKNVFGKLE from the coding sequence ATGGAATCAAAAACAACACAATTAAAGGATGTACCAGTATTAATTACAAGGGGAAGTTATATTTTTCCAGGGTTTGAACAAGTCCTAGAAGTTGGCCGTGATAAGTCAGTTTTGGCTGTTAATAAGGCAAATAAAGAATTTGATAACCATATTGTTTTAGTTAGCCAAAAAAAACCATTAGAAGATGATCCAAAATTATCAGAAATTTATCGCATTGGGGTTTTAGCCGAATTAAAAATTCGTAAGGTTTGAGAAGACGGTAGTTTAACTGTTAATTTTAAAGCAGTTGATCGTGTTAAAATTTTAGAATTGCGTGAAGACGAATATTATGCGGCTGATATTGATATTTTAAAATCTTTTGTTAAATCAGATGATAAAATTGCGGAAAAAATCACAGCAAACATTAAAGAATTAATGGAATTACAAGATATCTTACCAGAAGATTTATTAGATCAAATTGGGGATTCAGTTGATGGTAATGAAGTTGTTGATACAATTGCTCAGTTTTTACCATTTATTCCGGTTGCTAAAAAACAAGAAATTTTAGAACAATTAGATGTCGAAAAACGTTTACAAATTATTTTTGATCATTTAGTAAACAAGCAACAAGTTAATGATATTGATAATAAAATTACCAAAAAAATTAAAGAACGTGTTGATGAACAACAACGTGAGTATTATTTACGAGAAAAATTAAAAGCAATTAAAGATGAACTTGGTGAATTTGATGATGCCGCTGATGACATGAAAATTTACAAAGAACGTTTGGAAAAAGAACCGTTCCCAAAAAATATTAAGGAACGAATTGAACAAGAAATTGCCCGTTATGAATCTTTACCACAAGCATCAAGTGAGTCAAATATTATTCGAACATATATTGATTGAATGATGCAAGTACCATGATGAGAAAAAACGGATGAAAAAAATGATTTAAAATTTGCCAAAGAAGTTTTAGATAAATACCACTTTGGTCTAGAAAAAGTTAAAGAAAGAATTGTTGAATATTTAGCTGTTAAATCAATGACTAATTCATTAAAAGGACAAATTATTTGTTTAGTTGGGCCTCCAGGGGTTGGGAAAACTAGTTTAGCGAAATCAATCGCGGAAGCAACTGGTCGTAATTTTGTTAAAGTTGCTTTAGGTGGTGTAAAAGATGAATCAGAAATTCGTGGACACCGTAAAACATATATTGGCGCAATGCCTGGTCGAATTATTCAATCAATGAAACGAGCAAAATCAACAAACCCATTATTTTTATTAGATGAAATTGATAAAATGTCATCAGATTATCGTGGTGATCCGGCTAGTGCAATGTTAGAAGTATTAGACCCAGAACAAAATGCTGCCTTTTCTGATCACTATTTAGAAGAAAGTTATGATTTAAGCAATGTAATGTTTATTGCAACAGCAAACTATTATGATAATATTCCAGAAGCATTAATTGACCGAATGGAAATTATTCAATTATCTTCATATACTGAATTAGAAAAATCACATATTGCAAAAGATTATTTAGTACCAAAAGTATTAAGCAATAATGGTTTAGCTGATGGTCAGTTAACAATAACTGATGAAGCAATTAACGAAGTAATTAAACACTATACACGTGAAGCTGGAGTTAGACAATTAGAGCGTGACTTAAACGCAATTGCTCGTAAATTTATTGTTAAATTCTTAAATAAAGAAATGACAAATCTAACAGTAACAGCTCAAACAGTTAATGAATTATTAGGTAAACGTCGTTTTGAACATACCGAAAAAGAACAAGAATCACAAGTTGGAGTTGTAACTGGTTTAGCTTATACCCAATTTGGTGGGGATATTTTACCAATTGAGGTTAATAGCTTTAATGGGAAAGGAAACTTTGTTTTAACCGGAAAACTAGGAGATGTGATGAAAGAATCTGCTTCAATTGCCCTTGACTATGTTAAAGCCAATGCTGATAAGTTTGGGTTAGATACAAAATTCTTTGAAAACCATGATATCCATATTCACGTTCCCGAAGGGGCGGTACCAAAAGATGGTCCATCAGCTGGAATTACTTTAACAACAGCTATCATTAGTGCGTTAAGTAATCGTCCGGTTTCCCAAGATATTGGAATGACAGGAGAAATTACGTTACGTGGTCAAGTCTTACCAATTGGGGGCTTACGTGAAAAATCAATTTCTGCTAACCGTAGTGGGTTAAAAACAATTTTAATTCCAAGTAAAAATGTCAAAGATATTGATGACATCCCAAAAGAAGTTCAGGAATCTTTAAAAATTATTCCCGTTTCAACATATGATGAAGTCTTTAAAAATGTCTTTGGTAAATTAGAATAA
- the mreB gene encoding rod shape-determining protein, whose amino-acid sequence MAVFNTKKPNFISMDLGTSYTLVYVAGTGVVYNEPSIVAYRIKDNHIIAVGNEAYKMIGKGNKAIRIIRPMEDGVITDIRATEAQLRYIFNRLRIAKQLKGSVMLLACPSTVTELEKNALKKIATNLGAEKVFVEEEVKMAALGGGVDIYKPVGNLVIDSGGGTTDVAVLSSGDLVLSKSVKVAGNLFNEEILKYIRSQYGLEIGIKTAEMIKMEIGSLAKYSDERKMKIYGRDIVSGLPREIEIGPEEIREVLKVPVSRIIDLVVQVLEETPPELAGDIFRNGMTICGGGALIRGIDKYFEDTLQLPAKIGEQPLLAVINGTIKFESDIFELLRREQTKQQELNY is encoded by the coding sequence ATGGCAGTATTTAATACAAAAAAACCTAATTTCATTTCGATGGACTTAGGGACATCATATACCTTAGTTTATGTCGCAGGAACTGGTGTTGTTTATAATGAACCATCAATTGTTGCATACCGAATTAAAGATAACCATATTATTGCAGTCGGGAACGAGGCTTATAAAATGATTGGAAAGGGTAATAAAGCAATTAGAATTATTCGTCCAATGGAAGATGGAGTTATTACTGATATTCGTGCTACAGAAGCACAATTAAGATATATTTTTAATCGTTTACGTATTGCAAAACAATTAAAAGGTTCAGTTATGTTATTAGCATGTCCATCAACAGTTACCGAGTTAGAAAAAAATGCTTTAAAGAAAATTGCAACTAATTTAGGGGCAGAAAAAGTATTTGTCGAAGAAGAAGTTAAAATGGCTGCCCTTGGTGGGGGAGTTGATATTTATAAACCAGTTGGTAATTTAGTAATTGATAGTGGGGGAGGAACCACTGACGTTGCTGTTTTATCATCAGGAGACCTAGTTTTATCAAAATCAGTTAAAGTAGCTGGGAATTTATTTAATGAAGAAATTTTAAAATATATTCGTAGCCAATATGGTTTAGAAATTGGAATCAAAACCGCTGAAATGATCAAAATGGAAATTGGATCATTAGCAAAATACTCTGATGAACGAAAAATGAAAATTTATGGTCGTGATATTGTTTCTGGGTTACCCCGTGAAATTGAAATCGGACCAGAAGAAATTCGTGAAGTTCTAAAAGTTCCTGTTTCAAGAATTATTGATTTAGTTGTGCAGGTGTTAGAAGAAACACCACCAGAATTAGCGGGAGACATTTTCCGTAATGGAATGACAATTTGTGGTGGGGGAGCCTTAATTCGCGGAATTGATAAGTATTTTGAAGATACATTACAATTACCAGCCAAAATTGGGGAACAACCATTATTAGCCGTAATTAACGGAACAATTAAATTTGAATCAGATATTTTTGAATTGTTACGCCGTGAACAAACAAAACAACAAGAATTAAATTATTAA